The Nitrospira sp. genome segment TTGGGTCGAGTGGGGAGGTCGAGGCGACGATTCAGTATGACGATTTTAGGCCGCTCGACGAGGTGGGAAGTATTTCGGCAGAGACCATAGGGGATCAGGATGTTCGGCTATTCCGCCCCTTCAAGATTTCTCTGGAAGATGGGCGCGGACAAGGCTCAGTGCGAGTCACCTTCCACGAGATGCATCATAATCAAGCCATACGAGCAGAAGACTTGGGTCAGGCCTCATAATCGTCGATGAAACTCCTTGCGGTTGAAACGGCCACGACGTGGCAGAGTGTCGCAATTCTCGAAGACGACCTCATTCTGGCGATGCATGAGCAGGAGGCCGGTGGCGCTCAAGGGTCTCTCCTCTTGCCCACTATCGATCGACTGTTGTCTCAATCCGGATTGCAGCTCAGTGATCTCAGTGGTCTTGCCTGTTCGATTGGGCCGGGTTCGTTTACCGGTATCAGAGTGGGTATTGCAACGTGCCTAGGACTTCGGGAAGCCACCGGTCTTCCGCTTGCGCTGGTACCGACACTTGAAGCAATGGCGAGGAGTCTGGAAGCAGCAGCCGTTCCTGTCTGTCCGATGTTGGTCAGTCGTCGTGGAGAACTGTACTGGGCGATTTTTCGTTGGGTGGGGGGTCAGCGATTGAATCGCACCCTGAGCGAACAAGTGGGAACACCAAGCGCGTTGGCACAGAGCCTCACCGAACACACGATGGTATTTGGGCCCGGATGGTCGTCGATGGGGCATGATATCCAAGCGGCATTGCCGCCGTCCGTCACCGTCACGGCAGGGCCCGATCGAGCCTTCAGACCTTCCGCTAGCCAGGTCGCTCGTATCGGGATGGAGCGGCTTCGTCGAGGCGAGATCGCCGGCGAAGTGATTGCACCGCTGTATGTTCAGCGGGCCGAAGCGGAAATCCAGTACGACCGGTCGGGAGGCGTATCGCCGGTTGCGCGACGCCAGAAGCGGGTTGAAACAAAAATCGGTGAGCGAATGGGTCGATCTCGTCGCCGGTAGAACATGAAAGAAATATGAGCAGCGAGGCTCTGTCCGCATTCAGGATCGTCCCAGCAACTACGGAGATGTTACCGGACATCCTTGCTTTGGAAGAGGCTTGCTTCTCGTCCCCTTGGACGCGCAAAATGCTGGAAGCTGAGTTAACGAACAACCAATTCGCGCACTTTCTCGTCGCGAGGCACCAACAAGAGTCGGCAACAAAGGCAGAACCCACGATTATTGGGTATCATTGCTTCTGGATCGTCTTTGAAGAGCTGCGATTGATGAATTTGGCGGTGCGAGAGTCGATGCGGAAGAGGGGGGTTGGAAGAGCGCTCGTCACCGAAGCCCTCCGTCGGGGATTAGAACAAGCGGCGACTCGGGCGGTCCTCGAAGTAAGAGCCTCCAACGAGCCCGCGCGTGCCCTCTATACACGTATAGGTTTTGTGCAGATCAGCAGTCGCCCTCATTATTATACGAATCCCACCGAAGACGCCGTGCTGATGGAAATGAACCCGCTCGTGATATTGCGCGGCCCGCAGCGGGATAAGAGCTTTGCCTCAGGAGGTGAACCAGCTTCGACCAACCCACTTTAACTAGGAGGTGTCGTTATGTTGACAGAAAATGCGATTGCCGAACAGCTTCGCCACTCCAACACCGAATTCCGGGAACTCGAAGCGTCTCACCATCGTCTGGACCTTGAACTCAACGAACTGCAGAAGCGCCATGTCCTGACCCCGACTGAGGAGATCGAGAAAAAACGGATACAAAAGGAAAAATTGGCGAAGAAAGACAAGCTTGCAGAACTGATTCGCCTCTACCGCGAGCAAAGGCTCGAGCCGGCGCGGTAGCAGGCTGATCCGCCATCGACTCTGCAGGCGGCTGAATCTGTCGATATGGAACAGGCCATCCATCCGCTTGCCTCACACATCCAAGCTGTCAAGCGACGACTGATCATCATTGGCGTGACGGTCTTGGGTTCGTTGGTGCTGACCTTTTCTTTTTCCGCCGAAATGGTCGCGTGGCTCAACCGCCCCTTTCCCAATCAACTTGCGTTTTATGGCCCCACTGAGGCGCTGTTCGCTTCGATCAAGGTGTCATTGTTGGCAGCCCTCATTCTCAGCTTGCCGGTCATTTTTTATCAGTGTTGGAAGTTCATCGAGCCCGCCCTGTTGCCGAAAGAACAGCGTTGGGCGATCCCGCTATTTATGGTGGCGGGAGGGCTGTTCGCCTTAGGGCTGGTTTTCTGCAATCTGGTGATTTTGCCGCTGGTAATCGACCTGTTCGTCAGTTTCGGACTTGATCGTGATATTACCCCGCAGTTGAGCGTCGGCACCTACATTGATTTTAACGTGAAATTCCTGTTCATTTTCGGCTGTGCCTTTGAGCTGCCCTTGGTCATGAGTCTCGTGGCTGTGATTGGAGTGGCATCGGCAGACACGTTCGCGCGGTACCGTAAACATGCCGTTTTGTTGTGTCTCATTATCTCCGCTATCGTGACTCCTGACGCAACGCTCTTTACCATGCTTTTGATGGCGGTTCCCTTGATGGGGCTGTATGAGATCGGGATTGTGGGTGCCCGGCTGTTCGGGCGAAGCCAGGATCTCAAGGGGGTCGATTTGCCGCTTGATCCGGATTTGCCGATCAACACAGCCGGAACGAGGGTACGATGAGACACGAGGCCGTAAGGACTCAGCAGCTACGAGCCATCATGTCGGGTCTACTGTTGTGGGGTGGTGTGCTCGGTTCAGCCGGTGGGGAAACTCTCCAATCCTTCGATCAAGCGCGGATGCCGTCGCCGTTGACGATCTCAGAACGACCGGAACAATCCGCAGCCAGCGTACAGGCCTTAGTGATCGGCGGAAACGGGGTTATCTATGCCGGATCATTCGGGCACGGAATTTTCCGAACCCTGGACCGAGGAACAACATGGATTCGGGTGGGAGAGGGCGTCACTGATCCGTTTATTTTGAGTTTGGCCGCCTCGAAAAATGGTGCAATCTATGCCGGTACATTTCGTGGCGGAGTGTTTCGTTCGCGTGATGAAGGGACTACCTGGCAGCCGGTCAATGCCGGACTCAAACGACTGGAGATCAAGGCCCTACTAGTGGTGGACCGTGAACTATTCGCCGGAACCGGAGACGGCGTGTATCGTTTGAACGCCTCCGAAGATCACTGGACGCCTGTGACGACAGGGCTGGACGATATTCTGGTCCATGCGGTGGTTCGCGCTGCGGACGGAACATTATTCGCAGGGACGTCCGGGAAGGGCATCTTTCGGTTCAGCCCTCGCTCAACCGGTTGGGTGCGTATGCAGCATGGGTTGAAGGATCACGAGGGGATGATCGAAAACTTCGTTCGTGTTTTGGTGATTGATCGGGACCAGAGTATTTTTGCGGGCACGTTCGACGGCGGGGTCTTTCGTAGTGCCGACGGCGGACTGACGTGGCGCTCGATCAGCCGGGCACTGCCTAACGATTCTATCCGAGGCATTGTGCTCAGCGACCAAGGGTTGGTTGTCGCGACCGGGAACGGGATTTTTAAGACCGTGGATAAGGGAACGCGATGGATTCCCCTTAATAAGGGGCTGACCAACCTTGCAATTCAGGTGTTGATCGGATCTGGTGAGAAAGGACTCTATGCGGGGACCAGCTCAGGGGTCTTTCGCAGCGATGACGGTTTGTCGTGGGTGGCCGTTAATCAAGGATTGGAAGCGGAGATGGCGCCACCGCCGTTTCTCTTTCGATAACCGCAGAAAGGATACATGTAATGGCTGATGTAGGCGGGCAGACACGGGCAACAATAGCCGTGACGAGTAAGGGGCAAGCGATGGGAGAAATCGTGCTGAAATTTTTCCCGGACGTGGCGCCCGATCACGTCAACAACTTCGTCAAGCTTTGCCAAGAGGGATTTTACAATGGGACGACGTTTCATCGCGTCATCCCCGGTTTCATGATTCAGGGAGGAGATCCCAACAGTAAGAATTCCGATCGTTCATCCCACGGAATGGGCGGACCTGGTTATAAGGTGAAGGCGGAGTTCAACAGTACGCCGCACAAGCGAGGCATTGTTTCCATGGCTCGCGCGAACGATCCGGATAGCGCGGGGTCACAGTTCTTTATTTGCGTTGCAGACGCCAATTTCCTCGACTGGCAATATACGGTCTTCGGGGAGGTGGTCACCGGAATGGAGGTTGCCGACAAGATCGTCAATTTGAAGCGCGACGGGCGAGACAACCCCCTGGAGCGTGCGGAGATGACCGTGACGATAAGCAAAGCTTGAAGCTAAGGCAGAAGGTCAAAAATGCCGTTGAACTTCCGTTGTCTGATCTTAGCTTTGACATCAGCCTTCCTGCTGGTCGGTTGTGCCATTCCTCAAGTCCCGTCACGGATTGTCTATGAGGACCCGGTCAATTACGTGCGACTGGAAGAAGACGCCGGTGTTCTAGCTGAATGGCCTCCAAGTCATCATGCCCATCCCATCACGATAGAGCCGGGACAGGTACGCGAGATTCTGTCAGGCCTGAAGGTGCGAGAACATCGGATTGCATTGCAACGGTGGTTCAAGGGCGAGGCAGAGCTAGTTGCAGCCTTCACCGATGAGGAACTGGCGATTTTGTCTGTACGGATATCGGAGGCGCTAGCGGAGGCGAAGTATAACGAACGTGTCACCTTCTACTTGAGTCAACCGCAAACATTGACGAGGCGAATCATCACGACGGGCGGCCTCTACGTTCATGGAACGGAACTGCATATCCTTCTGGGAAACTGGCGGATCCTTTACGGCATTCCGGCTTATGGGATGATCTATGATCGGCGTTACCCTATGCGACCGACTGCGGCGAAGGGATTCG includes the following:
- the tsaB gene encoding tRNA (adenosine(37)-N6)-threonylcarbamoyltransferase complex dimerization subunit type 1 TsaB, yielding MKLLAVETATTWQSVAILEDDLILAMHEQEAGGAQGSLLLPTIDRLLSQSGLQLSDLSGLACSIGPGSFTGIRVGIATCLGLREATGLPLALVPTLEAMARSLEAAAVPVCPMLVSRRGELYWAIFRWVGGQRLNRTLSEQVGTPSALAQSLTEHTMVFGPGWSSMGHDIQAALPPSVTVTAGPDRAFRPSASQVARIGMERLRRGEIAGEVIAPLYVQRAEAEIQYDRSGGVSPVARRQKRVETKIGERMGRSRRR
- the rimI gene encoding ribosomal protein S18-alanine N-acetyltransferase; this encodes MSSEALSAFRIVPATTEMLPDILALEEACFSSPWTRKMLEAELTNNQFAHFLVARHQQESATKAEPTIIGYHCFWIVFEELRLMNLAVRESMRKRGVGRALVTEALRRGLEQAATRAVLEVRASNEPARALYTRIGFVQISSRPHYYTNPTEDAVLMEMNPLVILRGPQRDKSFASGGEPASTNPL
- a CDS encoding DUF465 domain-containing protein; amino-acid sequence: MLTENAIAEQLRHSNTEFRELEASHHRLDLELNELQKRHVLTPTEEIEKKRIQKEKLAKKDKLAELIRLYREQRLEPAR
- the tatC gene encoding twin-arginine translocase subunit TatC, whose protein sequence is MEQAIHPLASHIQAVKRRLIIIGVTVLGSLVLTFSFSAEMVAWLNRPFPNQLAFYGPTEALFASIKVSLLAALILSLPVIFYQCWKFIEPALLPKEQRWAIPLFMVAGGLFALGLVFCNLVILPLVIDLFVSFGLDRDITPQLSVGTYIDFNVKFLFIFGCAFELPLVMSLVAVIGVASADTFARYRKHAVLLCLIISAIVTPDATLFTMLLMAVPLMGLYEIGIVGARLFGRSQDLKGVDLPLDPDLPINTAGTRVR
- a CDS encoding peptidylprolyl isomerase codes for the protein MADVGGQTRATIAVTSKGQAMGEIVLKFFPDVAPDHVNNFVKLCQEGFYNGTTFHRVIPGFMIQGGDPNSKNSDRSSHGMGGPGYKVKAEFNSTPHKRGIVSMARANDPDSAGSQFFICVADANFLDWQYTVFGEVVTGMEVADKIVNLKRDGRDNPLERAEMTVTISKA